The sequence CCACCAGCGACCCCAGGGCGCCCGGGTCCAGGCGCAGCCGTTGCAGGTCAAACATGGGCAGCGGGTTCTTGGGGCCACCTTCCTGGGCGAGGGCAGGGAAGGGGAGGGACAACAGGGCAGCGGCGATGACCGAGGCCGGACGAAACACGTGACGACTCCCGAGGCGGAGGGACGCGGACTCTAGCCAGAGTCCCCCGATCCGAAAATCATGCACGGGTGCGGCGCGAAGGTGTTTGCCCCGCGCAAATACTGCCCTGTCAGGCCGTTCCGGCCGCCAGGTCCTGCAATTCCTGCCATCGCGTATAGAGCCGATCCACCTCGGCGGTGGTGGCCTCCAGCGCCTGGTTGACCTCCGCGGATTTGGAGCCGCTGCTGTAGACGGCGGGGTCGGCCAGCTGGGCCTCCAGCTCCGCCTTGCGCTTCTCCGCGGCCTCGATGGTGGCCTCCATGCCGTCCAGCTCGCGCTGGTCCTTGTAGGAGAGCTTCCCGGGCTTCTTCTGCGCGGGCTTCGCGGCGGCGGCCTCCTCGCGGGGCGGCGGCTCGTCCTTCTTCTGCGCGGCGGCCTTGAGCGCGGCGGCCTGCGACTGCTCGCGCAGCCGCTTGTACATGTCGTAGTTGCCCTCGTAGCGGGTGACCTTGCCCTCGCCGTCGAAGGAGAGGATGGCGGTGGCCACCTTGTCGAGGAAGTACCGGTCGTGCGTCACCAGCAGCGTGCTGCCCGCGAAGTCCAGCAGCAGGCGCTCCAGGATGTTGAGCGTGACGATGTCCAGGTCGTTGGTGGGCTCGTCCAGCACCAGCACGTTGGCCCCTTCCAAAAACAGCCGCGCCAGCAGCAGCCGGTTGCGCTCGCCGCCGGACAGCGCGCCCACCTTCATGCGCTGCATGGGCACCGGGAAGAGCAGGTCCTCCAGGTAGTCGCGCAGGGCCACCTTGCGGTCCGCCAGCTCCACGTGGTCCTCGCCGTTGGAGGCCGCGTCGTACACCGTCTGCTCGGGGTCCAGCTGCGCGCGCTGCTGGTCGTAGTAGGCGACCTTGGTGTTCTTCCCGATGACGAGCTTGCCGCTGTCCGCCGGGATTTCGCCCAGCAGCACGCGCAGGAAGGTCGTCTTGCCCACGCCGTTGGGGCCCAGGAAGCCCACGCGCTCGCCGCGCTGGAGGCGGAAGTCCACACCGTCCAGCACCTTGCGCTCGCCGAAGGCCTTCCGCAGCCCTTCCGCCTCGATGACGGTGTGGCCCAGCCGGGGCGCCGCCACGACCTTCAGGTCCGCCACCTTGGGACGCTGGAAGCCCTTCTCCGCCAGCAGCTTCTGCGCCCGTTCGATGCGCGCCTTGCTCTTGGTGCGCCGCGCCTCCGGGCCCTTGCGCAGCCACGCCACCTCCTGCGCAATCCAGCGGCCGCGCTTGTGCTCCGCGACCTCCGCGTTCTCCTGCGCGACGAGCTTCTGCTCCACGTAGGCCGCGTAGTTGCCGGGATAGGAGATGAGCCCGCCGCCGGGCTGGATCTCGACGATGCGGTCCACCAGGTCATCCAGGAAGTAGCGGTCGTGCGTCACCAGCAGCAGCGCCCCGGGCAGCTTGTCCAGCTCGTCCTCCAGCCAGTCCACGGTGTCCGCGTCCAGGTGGTTGGTGGGCTCGTCCAAGAGCAGCAGGTCCGGCCGCGTGAGCAGGGCGCGGGCAATGGCCACGCGCTTCTTCAATCCTCCGGACAGCTGCGCCACCGGCCGGTCCCAGTCCTTCACGCCCAGCCGGTCCAGCAGCGTCTTCGCGTGGTGCTCCGTGTCCCAGCCGCCTGCCTGCTCAATGCGGTCGCTCAGCGCGGACAGCTGCTCCAGCATCTTGGGGGTGGCGTTCGCGGGGTCCGCCTCCATCCGCCGGGACAGCTCCGCGTGCGCCGCCAGCGCCTCCTTGAGCGGCGCCTGGGACACGGCCAGCTCGCTCGCCACGGTGGCGCCCTCGGGGAACTCCGGCTCCTGGGGCAGGTAGGTGACGCGAGCGCCCCGGCGCAGCTGCAGCTCGCCCAGGTCCGGCTTCGCCGCGCCGGCCAATATCTTCATCAGCGACGACTTGCCGGAGCCGTTGACGCCGACCAGGCCCACGCGCTCGCCCTCCTCGATGGTGAAGGTGAGGCCCTCGAAGACGGTGCGGCTGCCGAAGGCGAGCTGGACGTTGGCGGCGCGAAGCAGCGTCACGGAAAGGAACCTTTCGAAAGGGGGGACTTCAGAAAACGAAAAGGCGCCCCCCACCTGAAGCGGGGAGCGCCCTTCCTACAGCCAGTGCGGCGTCGGCACCCGGACTACTTGCGGGCAGCCTGCTCCGCGGCCTGCTTCTCCTTGTACTGCGCCATCAGGGCCTCCGCCTCGTTGCGCGGGACCGGCATGTACTTGGCGAACTCCATCGTGAACTCGCCCTTGCCCTGGGTCGCGGAGCGCAGGTCGGTGGAGTAGCCGAACATCGTGTTCAGCGGCACTTCGGCCACGGCCGTGACGTAGCCTTCCGCGGTGCCCGTCTCCAGGATGGTGCCGCGGCGCTGGTTCAGCTGGCCGACGACGGAACCCTGGAAGTCTTCCGGAGCCGTGACTTCGACCTTCATGATCGGCTCGAGGATGACCGGCTTGGCGGCGGCGTAGCCCTCGCGGAAGCCCATGATGGCGGCCGTCTTGAACGCCATTTCGGACGAGTCGACCGCGTGGAACGCGCCGTCATTGATGACCACGCGCAGGCCCACCACGGGGAAGCCGATGAGGCTGCCCTTCTTCACGGCCTCCTGGAAGCCCTTGTCGCACGCGGGGATGAACTCGCGCGGGATGGAGCCACCGACGATGTCGTCCACGAACTCGTACTGCTGCACGGCGTCCGAGGGCAGGGGCTCCACGTAGCCGCACACGCGCGCGAACTGACCCGAACCACCGGTCTGCTTCTTGTGCGTGTACGCGAACTCGCCCTTCTGGGAGATGGTCTCGCGGTACGCCACCTGGGGCTTACCGGCGACCACCTCGCAGTTGTACTCGCGCTTCATGCGCTCGATGTAGATCTCCAGGTGGAGCTCGCCCATGCCGCTGATGATGGTCTGCGCGGACTCTTCGTCACGGCGCACGCGGAAGGTGGGGTCTTCCTTGTGGAAGCGGTTGAGCGCCTTGGAGAAGTTCGCCAGCGTGTCGCGGTTCTTCGGCGTGACCGCCAGCGAGATGACCGCGTCCGGCACGAACATGGACGTCATCGTGTACTGCACGGTGCCGTCGGTGAACGTGTCGCCGGAGGCGCACTCGATGCCGAACAGCGCGACGATGTCGCCGGCCGTGGCCTCGTTCACGTCGTGCATTTCCGACGCGTGCATGCGGACGATGCGCGGAACCTTGACCTTCTTCTGGTTCACCTGGTTGATGATGAAGTCGCCCTTGCTCACCTTGCCCTGGTAGATGCGCATGTAGGTGAGCTGGCCGTAGCGACCGTCTTCCAGCTTGAACGCCAGGCCGACGAAGGGCTTGGCCGGGTCCGACTCCAGGATGACCTTGGCCTCGTTGTTCTTCTGGTCGAGGGCCTCGTTGGTCGCTTCCTTGGGGTTGGGCAGGTAGCTGCACACCGCGTTCAGGAGCAGCTGCACGCCCTTGTTCTTGTACGCGGAGCCGCACATCACCGGCGTCATCTTCAGCGCGATGGTGGCGCGGCGCACGGCGGCGCGGAGCTGCGCCTCGGTGATGGAGGCCGGGTCCATGAGGAAGGCCTCGCCCAGCTCGTCGTCGACGTTGGCGATGCCCTCGATCATCTCGTCGCGGCGCAGCTTGGCCTCGTCCAGCATGTCCGCGGGGATGGCCTCCTCACGGATGTGCTCGCCGTTCTCGCCGTCGAAGTAGAACGCCTTCATCGACAGCAGGTCGATGAGGCCCTGGAAGCGGTCCTCCGCGCCGATGGGGTACTGGAGCTTCACCGCGTGGTGGCCCAGCTTCTCCTTCAGCTGCGCGGCAACGCGGTCGTAGTTCGCGCCCGAGCGGTCCATCTTGTTGATGAACGCGATGCGCGGAACCTTGTAGCGCTTCATCTGGCGGTCCACCGTGATGGACTGCGACTGCACGCCCGACACGGAGCAGAGCACCAGGATGGCACCGTCGAGGACGCGGAGCGCGCGCTCCACCTCGATGGTGAAGTCCACGTGTCCCGGCGTGTCGATGAGGTTGATGTTGAAGTCGCCCCACATCGCGTACGTGGCGGCGGACTGGATGGTGATGCCCTTCTCACGCTCCAGGTCCATCGAGTCCATGACCGCGCCCACGCCGTCCTTGCCGCGGACCTCGTGGATCTCGTGGATCTTGCCCGTGTAGAACAGGATGCGCTCGGACAGCGTCGTCTTGCCCGAGTCGATGTGGGCGGAGATACCGATGTTACGAATCTTCTCGATGGGTACGTTGGAGGCCACGATCCGGTCCTTCTTCGTTTGAAAAAATTGCCTGAGGGAACAGAGCAGGCGGGGCCCTTACTTCCCACAGGACCCAGTTACCAGACAAATCCGCATGACGTAGGGCGTACATCCGCCTACGTTCCGCCGTTCCCGGTTCCGACTGAGGTCTCATAACAATGAGCGCGAGCGAAAACTTCTCCCTGGCCCGAGCCTGGCTCAAGGCCTTCAACGCCCACGACGTCACCGCCCTGGTTTCGCTCTACGCGGAGGATGCAACACACACCTCGCCCAAGATTCGCGTCCTGCACCCGGAGACGGGCGGGCGCCTGGTGGGCCGGCCGGCCCTGGAGCGGTGGTGGAGGGACGCCATCGCCCGGCTGCCGGGCCTGCGCTACGAGGAGACGGCGCTCACGGCGGACGGGGACCGGGTGTTCATGGAGTACCTGCGCCATGCGCCCAACGAGGCCCCCCTGCCGGTGGCGGAGGTGCTGGAGGTGAAGGGCGGGCGCATCGTCGCGTCGCGCGTCTACCACGGCTAAGGTGCCCCCATGGCGAACCCTCCCAACAGCTTCGACCGGGACTTCGGATACCTG is a genomic window of Corallococcus macrosporus containing:
- the fusA gene encoding elongation factor G, which translates into the protein MASNVPIEKIRNIGISAHIDSGKTTLSERILFYTGKIHEIHEVRGKDGVGAVMDSMDLEREKGITIQSAATYAMWGDFNINLIDTPGHVDFTIEVERALRVLDGAILVLCSVSGVQSQSITVDRQMKRYKVPRIAFINKMDRSGANYDRVAAQLKEKLGHHAVKLQYPIGAEDRFQGLIDLLSMKAFYFDGENGEHIREEAIPADMLDEAKLRRDEMIEGIANVDDELGEAFLMDPASITEAQLRAAVRRATIALKMTPVMCGSAYKNKGVQLLLNAVCSYLPNPKEATNEALDQKNNEAKVILESDPAKPFVGLAFKLEDGRYGQLTYMRIYQGKVSKGDFIINQVNQKKVKVPRIVRMHASEMHDVNEATAGDIVALFGIECASGDTFTDGTVQYTMTSMFVPDAVISLAVTPKNRDTLANFSKALNRFHKEDPTFRVRRDEESAQTIISGMGELHLEIYIERMKREYNCEVVAGKPQVAYRETISQKGEFAYTHKKQTGGSGQFARVCGYVEPLPSDAVQQYEFVDDIVGGSIPREFIPACDKGFQEAVKKGSLIGFPVVGLRVVINDGAFHAVDSSEMAFKTAAIMGFREGYAAAKPVILEPIMKVEVTAPEDFQGSVVGQLNQRRGTILETGTAEGYVTAVAEVPLNTMFGYSTDLRSATQGKGEFTMEFAKYMPVPRNEAEALMAQYKEKQAAEQAARK
- a CDS encoding ATP-binding cassette domain-containing protein, encoding MTLLRAANVQLAFGSRTVFEGLTFTIEEGERVGLVGVNGSGKSSLMKILAGAAKPDLGELQLRRGARVTYLPQEPEFPEGATVASELAVSQAPLKEALAAHAELSRRMEADPANATPKMLEQLSALSDRIEQAGGWDTEHHAKTLLDRLGVKDWDRPVAQLSGGLKKRVAIARALLTRPDLLLLDEPTNHLDADTVDWLEDELDKLPGALLLVTHDRYFLDDLVDRIVEIQPGGGLISYPGNYAAYVEQKLVAQENAEVAEHKRGRWIAQEVAWLRKGPEARRTKSKARIERAQKLLAEKGFQRPKVADLKVVAAPRLGHTVIEAEGLRKAFGERKVLDGVDFRLQRGERVGFLGPNGVGKTTFLRVLLGEIPADSGKLVIGKNTKVAYYDQQRAQLDPEQTVYDAASNGEDHVELADRKVALRDYLEDLLFPVPMQRMKVGALSGGERNRLLLARLFLEGANVLVLDEPTNDLDIVTLNILERLLLDFAGSTLLVTHDRYFLDKVATAILSFDGEGKVTRYEGNYDMYKRLREQSQAAALKAAAQKKDEPPPREEAAAAKPAQKKPGKLSYKDQRELDGMEATIEAAEKRKAELEAQLADPAVYSSGSKSAEVNQALEATTAEVDRLYTRWQELQDLAAGTA
- a CDS encoding nuclear transport factor 2 family protein, with the translated sequence MSASENFSLARAWLKAFNAHDVTALVSLYAEDATHTSPKIRVLHPETGGRLVGRPALERWWRDAIARLPGLRYEETALTADGDRVFMEYLRHAPNEAPLPVAEVLEVKGGRIVASRVYHG